The Thermodesulfovibrionales bacterium genome window below encodes:
- a CDS encoding GTP-binding protein yields MAKAKFERVKPHVNVGTIGHVDHGKTTLTAAITKVLAMKGQAQ; encoded by the coding sequence ATGGCAAAGGCAAAGTTTGAGCGGGTAAAGCCTCATGTAAACGTAGGGACGATAGGGCACGTAGACCATGGGAAGACGACATTGACGGCAGCGATCACGAAGGTACTGGCGATGAAGGGTCAGGCGCAGTA